AGGTAGTAGCTGACGTAGTCGCCGATGTGGAGCAGCGCCATGGCACGGGCCAGCTGTCCCTCGCCCGTGCCCTCGTATTCGGCCAGGCCGGCGACGGCCCCCTCCACGATGCGGCGGGTCGCCTCTAGACGTCGCTGCATGCGGGGCGACTCGTCGCCCGTGCGCAACAGGATCAGGCGGATCTGGCGCGCCACCGCCGGCGGGGGCGCCTCCCAGCCCACCACCTCGTTGTGGTCGAGCTCCGGCAGGCTGGTCCAGTAGGCGGGATGCTTGCTGTTCTCGTTGATCTGGCACTTCCACCGGTAGGCGATGGCGGCCCCGATACCCGCGCTGCCGTAGACGACCGGCAGCCGGTCCACCAGCTCCACGGCCTCCTGCTTGGCCGGGTTGTCGCGCAGGGGGCGGCGCATGCCCATGCGCTCCCGCACCTCGCCCAGGGCCCGCACGGTCTGCTCCACCAGGGCCGGCACGTCGTCGGCCAGGCCGGCGGCCTCCAAGATCCCCAGCGCCGCGAAGAGCGAGTAGCCGAGTGCCGCCCTGGGCGGCAGCCCCGAGGGGATCTTGGCCACGGGCCAGCCCCGCTGGGCGGCCAAATCGCCCAGCTGCCCGCCGCTGGTCAGGGCCACGACCCGGGCGCCTGCCCGGGCGGCCTCCTCCTGGGCGGCCAGGGTCTCCTCCGTGTTGCCGGAGTAGCTGGACGCGATGAAGAGGGTCCGCTCGTCGACGTAGGCCGGCACGCGGTAGTCCCGCACCACCTCGACGGGCACCGTCAGCCGCTCGGCGGTGGCTCCCTTGAGCAGGTCGCCTCCGATGGCCGACCCGCCCATGCCGGCGACCACCACCGCCCGAAAGCCCCCGGCCGGCCGCTCCGGGACGGCCCGCCGCCCCGCCTCGTAGCCCGCCGGGGCCTGGTCGGCCAGCCCCTCGATGAGCCGCAGCATGCCGTAGGGGTCGAGTCGAGCGACCGCCGCCGGGTCGTCCAGCCGCTGCCGGGCGGCCTCCAGCCCTGCCGCGCTGGCGCCCGGCTCGCCTGCGCCTCTGCCCAAAGACACCTGGCGCACCTCCCTGCACGACGGCGATCATATCACGCCGGGCGGCGCCCCGGCCAGGCGCGGGGCGCCCGGGGGCTTCAGAGCGAGGTGGCCGCCCTGGCCGGGCGGCCACCCTGCGTGCGACGTTGGACGGCCCCTTCCGCCTACCCGCGGCGCGGCGGGCCTCCTCAGTCGATGCGCCGCTCCGTCTCCTTGTCGAAGAGGTGCACCCGGCCCATGTTGAGGGTGAGCCGGTGCGGTTCGCCGTCCCTGGCGGAGGTGTGCGGATCGACCCGGGCCACGAACGAGTGCGGCCCCACGGTGGCGTACAGGTACGACTCGGAGCCCATGGGCTCCACCACGTCGATGTTGGCCACCACGGTCATGCTTTCGTCGGGGTTGGCCATCAGCTCGGTGTCGTCGATGTCCTCGGGCCGGATGCCGAAGATGACGGGCTTGTCGATGTACTCCCCGATGCGCCGGTACTCGGTCGCCTTCTTGGCCGGGATGGGCAGGCGCATGGGCTGGGCGTCGACGTAGTACTGGCCGTCGTCGCGGCGCAGGACGCCCTCCATGAAGTTCATGGCGGGGCTGCCGATGAAGCCGGCCACGAAGACGTTGACGGGCTTCTCGTAGACCTCCAGCGGCGCGCCCACCTGCTGGATGAAGCCGTCCTTCATGACGACGATCCGGTCGCCCATGGTCATGGCCTCGGTCTGGTCGTGCGTCACGTAGATGACCGTGGCCTCCAGGCGCCGGTGCAGCTTGGAGAGCTCGGCCCGCATCTGCACGCGCAGCTTGGCGTCGAGGTTGGAGAGCGGCTCGTCCATGAGGAAGACCTTGGGCTCCCGCACGATGGCCCGGCCCACGGCTACCCGCTGGCGCTGGCCGCCCGACAGCTCCTTGGGCTTGCGGCTCAGGAGGTTTTCGATGCCCAGCATGCGGGCCGCCTCCTTGACCCGCCGGTCGATCTCGGCCCGGGGGAACTTGCGCAGCTTGAGCCCGAAGGCCATGTTGTCGTAGACGTTCATGTGCGGGTAGAGGGCGTAGTTCTGGAAGACCATCGCGATGTCCCGGTCCTTGGGGGGCACGTCGTTGACCAGGGTCTCGCCGATGTAGATGTTGCCCTCGCTGATCTCCTCCAGGCCCGCCACCATGCGCAGCGTGGTCGACTTGCCGCAGCCCGACGGGCCGACCAGCACGACGAACTCCTTGTCCTGGATCTCCAGGTTGGCGCGGTTGACGGCGACGACGTTGCCGAACCGCTTGGTCACGTTTTCGAGAGTGACGCTCGCCATGGGCCCCGATGCCTCCTCGTGCTTGCCTACGCGGCGCGATGCTCGTAGGGGGACGGTTCGCTCGCCTGTCGCGGCTCTCCTGCCTGGGCAGGTGTGTATACATGATCCACACTTGCTGGCACCGAGTCTCCCGCCTGAAGAGACAAAGGAGCCGGGAAAGGCTCCCGGCTCCTCGTCGCTCAGTTCGCCCCGACTCCGAACTCAGAAGGAGATCTTCGTCGCCAGCGAGATGGTCGTGGACTCCGCCGAGGTCGGATTGCTTCCGAACACCGGCAACGAGTACGCGGTCCGACCGACCTTCGCCGTGACGCTCGCGCTGTCGCTCACCTTGTAGCTCGCCGCGAGGCTCAGCTCCAGGGAGGTCACGTTGCCGTCAACGCCGTCGCCGTACTTGTCGTCGGTGTTCTTGAAGTAGTCGTTGGCTTCGTCGTACTGCTGCAGTACGACCGAGATGTCACCGTACGAGTGGTACGCGAAGGCGGGCGTGACGGTCAGCCGGTCGCTGAGCTTGTACTCGACGCCGCCGCCGATCTTGAAGTGGGACTTCGCCCAGTAGCGGTAGCGGTCGATGTCATCCTTGTAGACGCCAGCTGTCGCCGTCTCTTCGAACTTGCTCGTATTGCCGCCCCACGTGACGCTCCCGGGATCGAAGTAGTACGGAACGTCCCCGATTGTGATCTCGGTGAGTTCGACGATGGACGCGCCCTCAGCGAAGGCCCCGATGTCGCCGTCCTTGTCGGACTCGGTCACGAAGTCCAGGTTCAAAGTAGCCACGTCGGGCAGGAGCGCGAACTTCACCGAGCCAGTGATGGACGTCAGGGGATTCGGCGTGGCCGTTCCTGCGCCAACTTCGATGTTGCGGTTTTGGCGGGTGGTGACGCCCAGGCTGGCCTCAATGGGATCGCCCGCGTACTTGACCGTCGCACCCATCGACCCCTGCCGCACAACGCCGCTGGAGGTCAGAGTCTCCCGGCTAAAGCTACCGGTAATGGTGAACGGAGCGAGGGAGTAAGTCGCGCTGGCGCTCAGGAGGGTCCGATCCTTGCTGCCATACGCGAATCCTGCCGGGAAGTTAGCCTGGGCCGTCGCGTAGCTCACGCTGCTCTTCAGGCCCTCGATGGGCGTCAGCTCGGCCTTGGCGCCGAAGGCCAAGCGATCATCCTCAGCCTCGGTGGTCGCGCCGACAGCACCGGAGACCTTGGCCAACCCAAGGTCGACCGTTGCATAGCCGGCCAGGCGGAAGTTAGTCTTGCCCGCGGTGGAGCTCGGGATCACCGGCCGCACGTACGCGCCCACGGTGACCGGGGCCAGGTCGACACTCGCTCCGGCCGTCACGCCGTTCACGCTGTCAGCTTGCACCAACAGATTCGTGCCTGCCACGGCAGACTCGAGTCGGACCTGGCTAGCATCCGCCCCGTCGAAGACCACCGGATCGTTGATCACGATCAGGCTCAACGGATCGGACACGCGGCTGAGCTGGAACGTGTTGCCAACGTCCTTGGCGACGCTGACCTTCAGGCTTGAGGTGGCGAGCGACGCCTTCCCATACGGTGTCAGCTCGTTCTCAACCACCAGCGTCGCGTCCAGGGACCAAGCGTCGCCCTGGGAAGCCTCCGCCTTGAGTCCGAATTTCGGGCTGAAGTCGAGCCCGGGCCCATTGTCGGGTTTGTCGAAGTTGGTGGTATCGACGGTCGAGCTGGTCGACAGCTCAAACGACCCGCCGATGCTTGCGGTTACCTCCGCGGCCTCCTCTGCGGCGACAGGCACCGCCGCCGCCAGCAACGCTACCAGCACCAGCGTGAGAGTGCGTCGCATTCTGCTCCTCCCCTGTATCGGAATATGGGAACACACACCAGCTAGACGCTTCGCGACAAGACCTAGCGGCGAATCCGCGGATGCCTGCGAAGCCGAGCCCGGAGAAGTCTCCCTGTTTCCTTCCCCGCAGAACCCCGCCTCATGGGCATCGGGGTCCGCCGCGTCGTTACGATCCTTTTCCCTTTCCGCCACCTCCCCTGCGGCCTGGTTTGTCCCCTCGAAATCGTGGGCCCACGGCGTCGTGCCGTTTACGCCCCCGGATTTCGATGGCTGATGGGAAATTCCTTCTCCTGGGTGCGTGCTCAGGGGTGGGAAGAGGAGGAGCCGGGCGCCATCGCGCGAACGAGCCCCGGGACCACCTCCCGGGGCTCGCCACCTGCCCGCCGGGGGCGGGCGCCGGCCCGCGTCACGACCCCCCTGGGTGGGAGCGGGCAGGTGAGAGCGGGTGGGGGCCGCCTGGGCGGCACCCACCTCGCAACGGACCGGGCCCGTCAGAAGGAGGCCTTGAGGCCCGCCTCCACCTTGGCCCCGTCCACCGAGTCGTGCTCGACCGACACCGAGAGCCCGCTGGGGGCCGTGTAGCGCACGCCGGCGCCCCAGGTCAGCTGGCCGTCGGTCTCGCGGGTCAGCCGACCGCTCAGCCCGATGCCGGGCAGCTGCGGCACGACGTCGACGGTGGCCTCGGCGCTCAGCTCGTGCTCAACGGCGTCGGTGCCGTAGAGGGTGGCCTTGTAGGTCGGGACCACCATCAGCCCGGGCCGGGCCACGGGGTAGGCCACCGAGAGGCTGCTCTCGATGGGCGCCCGCTGCAGCAGATCCCACTGGGTCGAGCCGCTCAGCTGCGCGCCGCGCAGGTGGGTGGCAGCCGCCAGGGCGATCTCACGGTGCTGGGTCGGGGCGGCGATGGGCCGGCCGTCCTCGTCGACCCACTTGTCGTAGAGGTCGACGCCGGCGGCCAGGTTGACGCCGCGCTGGACGGTGTTGACGGCCACGGTCACGCCGTGCTCGCCGCGGTTGTCGGCCAGCCAGCCGTACTCGTTGCCGTCCTCGTCAAACGCCCGGTAGACCGGCATGAAGGTGTTCCACACCTTGCGGTAGCCGGCGGCCACCGTCAGGTCCGGCTGCAGCTGGACCTGGGCGTCGATGCGGCTCAGCTGGGGCACGTCGGAGCCGCTGGTCTCGGAGCGGGCGTAGATGCCGCTCACCGTGACGCCGGGCACGGGCATGGCCGCGGCCGCCAGCTCCAGGTCGTAGCGCCCGTTGACGTTGAGGGCCGTGGCGGCCAGGCCCGCCTGCGGCAGGGCCGCGCGCAGCTGGGCGCCCACGACGGTGTTGTCGCGGCTCACGGCCACGTCACGGCCGGCGAAGGCCGACAGCCCCACCGGGCCGTAGCCGATCCCGGAGATGGAGAGGCCCTCCTCGGCGAACTGGCCGATGTAGGGCGAGTAGGCCACGTCGAGGCTCCCGATGCGGGCCGTGGCGGGCGCGCCGCCGCGCCAGAGCTGCCCCGTCGCCTCGATGAAGGCCCGGGTGATGTTGACGGAGGCCACCGAGTCGGTCAGGCCCGGGTACCAGACGGGCGAGGCCGTCACCTCGGCCCGCAGGCGCCGCTCAGCGGTGCCCGTCTGGGCGCCGATGGTGAGCTCGGTGGAGGTCGAGAGCCCCCGCGGGCCCTCGTCGGTGGCCTGCTGCCGCCAGGTGAAGCCCCCCTCCAGCGAGCCCGACAGCTCGAAGCCAGCCGCCAGCGCCGGCCCCGACAGGGCCGCCACCAGCAGCGCTGACAAGACGACTGCCAGCTTCTTCATCTCGTCACGTATCCCCCTCGACGGAGTGCGTCCGTTGTCCTCTCACGACGCCACGTTGACTACCCGACAGGGCGACGATGCTTGCTGCGTCGGCGATGCGTCGCCGGCCCTCCGGGAGGGGGAGGCCCTCGGTGAGTCTCCTCGTTTCCTCGCCGTCGCCTCGCCCGTCCCCACCGGCTGCATCACGGCTGCGTCTGCTGCTCCCACACGCCCGGGGCCCTGCGGCCCCCCTGCCGCTGCCGGCTCGGCCGGCAGGCCCCACCGACCACGCGCTCCCCTCCTCTCGGGGCCCGGCGGCGGGCGTGAAGCGATGGAGGGCCGTCCGTGGTCGCTCCAAAGGTCGTCCGCGTCTGGATGGGGGATGTGAAGGTCGGGCCGTCCGGTGGCCTGGGGTCGTCCTTGCCGCCGGAGAGGTTAGGGAGGGGAGGTTAGTCCTCCTGCCGGAGCGGTCCCGCTAACTGCTGGGCACCCCGCCAGGGGGCGGAAGAGGTGGCCGATGTGCCCATGAATGAGAAAGGGCCCGCCTCGAGGCAGGCCCTGGAAGCGCTAGCGCGTCTAACCATGACGGACGGGGCCGCCCCGCCTCAAGCCCCCGCGTCCTGCACCAGCCACCCGATGGCGCCGCTGACCAGGCTGAGCAGGATGCTGCCCCACAGGGCCGCCCAGAAGCCGTGCACCTCGAAGCCCGGCACCAGCCCCGCCGTCAGCCACAGCATCAGGGCGTTGACCACCAGGGTGAAGAGTCCCAGCGTCAGCACGTTGAGCGGCAACGTCAGCAGCAGGAAGACCGGCCGCACGAAGGCGTTGACCAGACCGAACATGGCGGCGGCCAGCAGCGCCGCGAAGACGCCACCCAGCCGGATGCCCCCCAGCAGTCCGCCCACCACCAGCAGCGCCACCGCATTGATGAGCCAGCGACCCGCCCAACCCCGCATCGGATCCGTTGCCTCCCTGCCATCCGCTCCGCGAGCGCGCTACTCCACCGTCACCTCGACGCCGTTGTCCTCGTCGTCCCGCACCACCAGGATCCGGCCGCTGGCCCCGTGCTCCACCTGCTCCAGCAGCGCCTCCAGGTCGACCCCGGCCAGGTAGCGCT
This genomic interval from Limnochorda sp. LNt contains the following:
- a CDS encoding ABC transporter ATP-binding protein, translated to MASVTLENVTKRFGNVVAVNRANLEIQDKEFVVLVGPSGCGKSTTLRMVAGLEEISEGNIYIGETLVNDVPPKDRDIAMVFQNYALYPHMNVYDNMAFGLKLRKFPRAEIDRRVKEAARMLGIENLLSRKPKELSGGQRQRVAVGRAIVREPKVFLMDEPLSNLDAKLRVQMRAELSKLHRRLEATVIYVTHDQTEAMTMGDRIVVMKDGFIQQVGAPLEVYEKPVNVFVAGFIGSPAMNFMEGVLRRDDGQYYVDAQPMRLPIPAKKATEYRRIGEYIDKPVIFGIRPEDIDDTELMANPDESMTVVANIDVVEPMGSESYLYATVGPHSFVARVDPHTSARDGEPHRLTLNMGRVHLFDKETERRID
- a CDS encoding phage holin family protein encodes the protein MRGWAGRWLINAVALLVVGGLLGGIRLGGVFAALLAAAMFGLVNAFVRPVFLLLTLPLNVLTLGLFTLVVNALMLWLTAGLVPGFEVHGFWAALWGSILLSLVSGAIGWLVQDAGA
- a CDS encoding bifunctional phosphoglucose/phosphomannose isomerase, producing the protein MSLGRGAGEPGASAAGLEAARQRLDDPAAVARLDPYGMLRLIEGLADQAPAGYEAGRRAVPERPAGGFRAVVVAGMGGSAIGGDLLKGATAERLTVPVEVVRDYRVPAYVDERTLFIASSYSGNTEETLAAQEEAARAGARVVALTSGGQLGDLAAQRGWPVAKIPSGLPPRAALGYSLFAALGILEAAGLADDVPALVEQTVRALGEVRERMGMRRPLRDNPAKQEAVELVDRLPVVYGSAGIGAAIAYRWKCQINENSKHPAYWTSLPELDHNEVVGWEAPPPAVARQIRLILLRTGDESPRMQRRLEATRRIVEGAVAGLAEYEGTGEGQLARAMALLHIGDYVSYYLAIAKGVDPTPVRFIDRLKAELATMR